A genomic region of Mustela erminea isolate mMusErm1 chromosome 12, mMusErm1.Pri, whole genome shotgun sequence contains the following coding sequences:
- the ACTL7B gene encoding actin-like protein 7B: MATRSSPSPMPLGTAQGDPGEAGTLPGSDAGIRDTGLVTPLKMKPKKVRKIKALIIDLGSQYCKCGYAGEPRPTYFISSTVGKRYSEAADAGDTRKETYVGHELLNTEAPLKLMNPLKYGIVVDWDCVQSIWEYVFHTAMKILPEEHAVLVSDPPLSPSSNREKYAELMFETFGIPAMHVTSQSLLSIYSYGKTSGLVVESGHGVSHVVPISEGDVLPGLTSRADYAGSDLTNYLLQLLNEAGHKFTDDHLHIIEHIKKKCCYSALVPEQELTLCLEDMRVDYELPDGKLITIGQERFQCAEMLFKPSLVGSNHPGLPALTAACLDRCREAGFKEEMAANVLLCGGSTMLDGFPERFQRELSLLCPGDSPVVAAAPERKTSVWTGGSILASLQAFQQLWVSKEEFEERGSAAVYSKC; the protein is encoded by the coding sequence ATGGCGACGAGGAGCAGCCCTAGCCCCATGCCCCTGGGCACGGCTCAGGGTGATCCCGGAGAGGCAGGAACACTGCCAGGTTCCGATGCTGGCATCCGGGACACGGGTCTGGTCACCCCGCTGAAGATGAAGCCCAAGAAGGTGCGCAAGATCAAGGCCCTCATCATTGACCTGGGCTCCCAGTACTGTAAGTGCGGCTATGCCGGCGAGCCCAGGCCCACCTACTTCATCTCCTCCACCGTGGGCAAGCGCTACTCAGAGGCGGCTGATGCTGGCGACACCCGCAAGGAGACCTACGTGGGCCATGAGCTGCTCAACACGGAGGCGCCCCTGAAGCTGATGAACCCGCTCAAATACGGCATCGTGGTGGACTGGGACTGCGTCCAGAGCATCTGGGAGTACGTCTTCCACACGGCCATGAAGATCCTCCCTGAGGAGCATGCGGTGCTGGTCTCCGACCCCCCGCTCAGCCCCAGCAGCAACCGGGAGAAGTACGCGGAGCTCATGTTCGAGACCTTCGGCATCCCTGCCATGCACGTGACATCCCAGTCACTCCTGTCCATCTACTCCTACGGCAAGACCTCGGGCCTGGTGGTGGAGAGCGGGCACGGCGTCTCACACGTGGTGCCCATCTCGGAGGGCGACGTGCTGCCGGGCCTGACCAGCCGCGCCGACTACGCTGGGAGTGACCTCACCAACTACCTGTTGCAGCTGCTCAACGAGGCTGGCCACAAGTTCACGGACGACCACCTGCACATCATCGAGCACATCAAGAAGAAGTGCTGCTACTCGGCACTCGTGCCCGAGCAGGAGCTCACCCTGTGCCTGGAGGACATGCGCGTGGACTATGAGCTCCCCGATGGCAAGCTCATCACCATCGGCCAGGAGCGGTTCCAGTGCGCCGAGATGCTCTTCAAGCCCAGCCTGGTGGGCAGCAACCATCCCGGCCTCCCCGCGCTCACGGCCGCCTGCCTGGACCGCTGCCGGGAGGCGGGCTTCAAGGAGGAGATGGCCGCCAACGTGCTGCTGTGTGGCGGCTCTACCATGCTGGATGGCTTCCCCGAGCGCTTCCAGAGGGAGCTGAGCCTCCTCTGCCCCGGAGACAGCCCCGTGGTGGCTGCTGCGCCCGAGAGGAAGACCTCCGTGTGGACCGGCGGCTCCATCCTGGCCTCCCTGCAGGCCTTCCAGCAGCTCTGGGTCAGCAAGGAAGAGTTTGAAGAGCGGGGCAGTGCAGCCGTCTACAGCAAGTGCTGA